The following are encoded together in the Salvelinus fontinalis isolate EN_2023a chromosome 38, ASM2944872v1, whole genome shotgun sequence genome:
- the LOC129837446 gene encoding zinc finger and SCAN domain-containing protein 2-like isoform X2 — MQVALPSEDTDGSLPSVNRDGDLPSENRDEALDLTGSLEMEVTVDQPPRPGGSGTSLVKGKNEGNKGTEQRKKVTKVVLDSEMDSARSQEDNGLSSQENEEGEERKGKGKPLGGEQQENGAEQRASIEVTIYSIELEDSESPTSQIDKEEKKQVAADGFEVEGDVCEMEGEETDEEDRQTESDSEFDPEDEEEGLRESDSEFDPEEEKSTSSRGRGRGRGRGRGRGRGRGRGRGSGKGRSRGRQLQQPTGATGLDESAEDSDGSPLSSPQRDQQDQESFSGVAGELGSGDSASIRQKFKYSKKHHMVLCPECGVLYTTRLKHHKCEHKFMVRCPDCGQGCASELGLKQHRRLHRQDLKFPCKFCLQSFRTRPDKLTHEKTHRFKRLKGHRCYSCSECPLSFDNILIRNRHLREHESKRHICHTCYKEFNKGHLLERHALSHSDDKPFKCQVCQRAFAQLSQLKSHLRVHTGERPFQCQRCDKSFNHNVSLKNHVRRYHSPDSGLDPDGGTEVGGQGGRRETDGRTGQEGGEVGQRKPRQQVELTFMTEWEMWAGGEGAKRVEEKQRKTKRQCNDDPEEEEERQRESDSDFDPEEEKKMGGSSKGRGPGRGGGRGSGGSH; from the exons ATGCAGGTGGCCCTGCCGTCTGAGGACACAGATGGATCCTTGCCATCTGTGAACCGAGATGGAGACTTGCCATCGGAGAACAGAGATGAGGCTCTGGATCTGACTGGCTCTTTGGAGATGGAGGTGACTGTAGACCAGCCACCAAGACCAGGGGGAAGTGGCACGTCCCTGGTGAAGGGAAAAAATGAGGGGAACAAAGGAACAGAGCAGAGAAAGAAAGTGACTAAGGTGGTGTTGGACAGTGAGATGGACAGTGCACGAAGCCAGGAGGACAATGGCCTGTCCTCGCAGGAgaatgaggaaggagaggagagaaagggaaagggaaagccCCTAGGTGGTGAACAACAGGAGAATGGTGCTGAGCAGCGGGCCTCTATTGAGGTGACAATATACTCTATAGAGCTTGAGGACTCTGAAAGCCCAACCTCTCAGATAGACAAAGAAGAGAAGAAGCAGGTGGCTGCAGATGGGTTTGAGGTGGAGGGTGATGTGTGTGAGATGGAGGGTGAAGAGACAGATGAggaagatagacagacagagagtgactCTGAATTTGACCcagaagatgaggaagagggactgagagagagtGACTCTGAATTTGACCCAGAAGAGGAGAAATCAACGAgtagtagagggagagggagaggcaggggaagagGCAGGGGAAGAGGCAGGGGAAGAGGTAGGGGAAGGGGTAGTGGGAAAGGGAGAAGCAGAGGAAGGCAATTGCAGCAGCCTACAGGGGCAACTGGTTTGGATGAGTCTGCTGAAGACTCTGATGGATCACCTTTATCATCACCCCAGAGAGACCAGCAGGACCAGGAGTCGTTCAGCGGTGTCGCTGGAGAACTGGGCTCCGGGGACAGTGCCAGCATCCGGCAGAAATTCAAATACTCTAAAAAACACCACATGGTCCTCTGTCCTGAATGTGGCGTCCTGTACACCACCAGGCTGAAACACCATAAGTGTGAACACAAGTTCATGGTCCGCTGTCCAGACTGTGGCCAGGGTTGTGCGAGTGAACTGGGCCTCAAGCAGCACCGGAGGCTTCACCGTCAGGACCTTAAGTTTCCCTGTAAGTTCTGCCTCCAATCCTTCAGGACGCGGCCGGACAAGCTGACCCACGAGAAGACCCACAGATTCAAAAGATTAAAAGGTCACAGATGCTACAGCTGCTCAGAGTGCCCACTGAGCTTTGACAACATCCTCATACGGAATCGCCATCTCAGAGAGCACGAGTCCAAGAGACACATCTGTCACACATGTTACAAGGAATTCAACAAAGGTCACCTCCTGGAGAGGCACGCGCTGTCCCACAGTGACGACAAGCCCTTCAAGTGCCAG GTGTGCCAGCGTGCCTTTGCCCAGCTCAGCCAGCTGAAGTCCCACCTGCGCGTCCACACTGGGGAGAGGCCCTTCCAATGCCAGCGCTGCGACAAGAGCTTCAATCACAACGTCAGCCTCAAGAACCACGTCAGACGCTACCACAGCCCAGACTCAGGGCTGGACCCTGATGGAGGCACAGAAGTTGGGGGAcagggggggaggagggaaacAGATGGCAGGACTGggcaggagggaggggaggttggACAGAGGAAGCCTCGGCAGCAGGTAGAGCTTACctttatgactgagtgggagatgtgggcaggaggagagggagcaaagagagtggaggagaaacagaggaagaCGAAACGCCAGTGCAATGATGatcctgaagaggaggaggagagacagcgagagagtgaCTCTGACTTTGAcccagaggaagagaagaagatggGGGGGAGTAGTAAAGGGAGGGGGCcagggagaggaggtgggagaggaAGTGGAGGGAGTCACTAG
- the LOC129837446 gene encoding zinc finger and SCAN domain-containing protein 2-like isoform X1 produces MANNNIIFTPFLPLKKKPDRDSEWRKLKDKSRNRINIGEAFTRWRNLKEEKSMPTDAEVALFLLDRLAAPPPQPAALPLSPDDIIVNIECLLQLFQRCEQCRRESVIQTQGDRMCLSVTQHCQSCNHRRTWASNASTVQTMHKGNGEEPQNIQVDMQVALPSEDTDGSLPSVNRDGDLPSENRDEALDLTGSLEMEVTVDQPPRPGGSGTSLVKGKNEGNKGTEQRKKVTKVVLDSEMDSARSQEDNGLSSQENEEGEERKGKGKPLGGEQQENGAEQRASIEVTIYSIELEDSESPTSQIDKEEKKQVAADGFEVEGDVCEMEGEETDEEDRQTESDSEFDPEDEEEGLRESDSEFDPEEEKSTSSRGRGRGRGRGRGRGRGRGRGRGSGKGRSRGRQLQQPTGATGLDESAEDSDGSPLSSPQRDQQDQESFSGVAGELGSGDSASIRQKFKYSKKHHMVLCPECGVLYTTRLKHHKCEHKFMVRCPDCGQGCASELGLKQHRRLHRQDLKFPCKFCLQSFRTRPDKLTHEKTHRFKRLKGHRCYSCSECPLSFDNILIRNRHLREHESKRHICHTCYKEFNKGHLLERHALSHSDDKPFKCQVCQRAFAQLSQLKSHLRVHTGERPFQCQRCDKSFNHNVSLKNHVRRYHSPDSGLDPDGGTEVGGQGGRRETDGRTGQEGGEVGQRKPRQQVELTFMTEWEMWAGGEGAKRVEEKQRKTKRQCNDDPEEEEERQRESDSDFDPEEEKKMGGSSKGRGPGRGGGRGSGGSH; encoded by the exons ATGGCCAATAATAATATCATCTTTACACCCTTTTTACCACTTAAGAAGAAACCCGATCGAGATTCTGAGTGGAGAAAATTAAAGGACAAATCCAGAAATCGGATTAATATCGGAGAAGCTTTTACCAGATGGAGGAACCTCAAGGAGGAGAAATCTATGCCTACAGATGCCGaagtggctttgtttttgcttgaCAG GTTAGCTGCCCCCCCTCCACAACCtgctgccctccctctctcccccgacGATATCATTGTGAACATTGAATGCCTGCTGCAGCTGTTTCAGCGGTGTGAGCAGTGCAGGCGTGAGAGTGTGATCCAGACGCAGGGAGACAGGATGTGCCTCTCTGTGACCCAACACTGCCAGAGCTGCAACCACCGCAGGACATGGGCAAGCAACGCATCTACTGTCCAGACAATGCACAAAGGAAATGGAGAAGAGCCACAGAATATTCAG GTTGACATGCAGGTGGCCCTGCCGTCTGAGGACACAGATGGATCCTTGCCATCTGTGAACCGAGATGGAGACTTGCCATCGGAGAACAGAGATGAGGCTCTGGATCTGACTGGCTCTTTGGAGATGGAGGTGACTGTAGACCAGCCACCAAGACCAGGGGGAAGTGGCACGTCCCTGGTGAAGGGAAAAAATGAGGGGAACAAAGGAACAGAGCAGAGAAAGAAAGTGACTAAGGTGGTGTTGGACAGTGAGATGGACAGTGCACGAAGCCAGGAGGACAATGGCCTGTCCTCGCAGGAgaatgaggaaggagaggagagaaagggaaagggaaagccCCTAGGTGGTGAACAACAGGAGAATGGTGCTGAGCAGCGGGCCTCTATTGAGGTGACAATATACTCTATAGAGCTTGAGGACTCTGAAAGCCCAACCTCTCAGATAGACAAAGAAGAGAAGAAGCAGGTGGCTGCAGATGGGTTTGAGGTGGAGGGTGATGTGTGTGAGATGGAGGGTGAAGAGACAGATGAggaagatagacagacagagagtgactCTGAATTTGACCcagaagatgaggaagagggactgagagagagtGACTCTGAATTTGACCCAGAAGAGGAGAAATCAACGAgtagtagagggagagggagaggcaggggaagagGCAGGGGAAGAGGCAGGGGAAGAGGTAGGGGAAGGGGTAGTGGGAAAGGGAGAAGCAGAGGAAGGCAATTGCAGCAGCCTACAGGGGCAACTGGTTTGGATGAGTCTGCTGAAGACTCTGATGGATCACCTTTATCATCACCCCAGAGAGACCAGCAGGACCAGGAGTCGTTCAGCGGTGTCGCTGGAGAACTGGGCTCCGGGGACAGTGCCAGCATCCGGCAGAAATTCAAATACTCTAAAAAACACCACATGGTCCTCTGTCCTGAATGTGGCGTCCTGTACACCACCAGGCTGAAACACCATAAGTGTGAACACAAGTTCATGGTCCGCTGTCCAGACTGTGGCCAGGGTTGTGCGAGTGAACTGGGCCTCAAGCAGCACCGGAGGCTTCACCGTCAGGACCTTAAGTTTCCCTGTAAGTTCTGCCTCCAATCCTTCAGGACGCGGCCGGACAAGCTGACCCACGAGAAGACCCACAGATTCAAAAGATTAAAAGGTCACAGATGCTACAGCTGCTCAGAGTGCCCACTGAGCTTTGACAACATCCTCATACGGAATCGCCATCTCAGAGAGCACGAGTCCAAGAGACACATCTGTCACACATGTTACAAGGAATTCAACAAAGGTCACCTCCTGGAGAGGCACGCGCTGTCCCACAGTGACGACAAGCCCTTCAAGTGCCAG GTGTGCCAGCGTGCCTTTGCCCAGCTCAGCCAGCTGAAGTCCCACCTGCGCGTCCACACTGGGGAGAGGCCCTTCCAATGCCAGCGCTGCGACAAGAGCTTCAATCACAACGTCAGCCTCAAGAACCACGTCAGACGCTACCACAGCCCAGACTCAGGGCTGGACCCTGATGGAGGCACAGAAGTTGGGGGAcagggggggaggagggaaacAGATGGCAGGACTGggcaggagggaggggaggttggACAGAGGAAGCCTCGGCAGCAGGTAGAGCTTACctttatgactgagtgggagatgtgggcaggaggagagggagcaaagagagtggaggagaaacagaggaagaCGAAACGCCAGTGCAATGATGatcctgaagaggaggaggagagacagcgagagagtgaCTCTGACTTTGAcccagaggaagagaagaagatggGGGGGAGTAGTAAAGGGAGGGGGCcagggagaggaggtgggagaggaAGTGGAGGGAGTCACTAG